The uncultured Methanobrevibacter sp. DNA segment TTTATTCGGAATCAGATTATCGAGTGATGATTCATTCAAGTTCAAAATATCCGCAAGAACATATGACAAGGTCCTACCGGTCAATGACAAATCATAAGGATCATAACCTGTAACGGCTAAAATCCATACATTGTCCTTAGATGAACTGTTATACTCCTTTCGTAAAGATTCAAACCAGCTGGCCACTTTTGTATCGCTGCTGCCCAAACTTGAACCTATTGCAATATAATAGTCTTCACCGGTGAATTCAATATTGCTGCACGCAGTATTGATTTTTTCCTTAAGCTCCGGAGAATCCAAATCTAGGTCGAACTCATTATTTGTAATTGTGTCGGACAGATAATTCTCAATTTCCTTAGCGTTTTTAAAATAACCAATCGGTTCAAGTCTATCAGGATCCCTATCGCATAAATCATAGATTAAATCCTCATCAACATCACAGATTTCATAGCCTTCAAGCTTATGGGATTTATATTCCTTGAAATCTATGCAATAATTTTCTAAATCTTCTTTGTTTAAATACCAAAGAACCTGAACCTTCTTAATCATAACAATCTAATTTACAGAATTTACAACTACAGTACGTGTAATACTTCCAAATAATCTATCAGTATTCATTATTCTGCCAATTAACCAGTCAAAAATAATTGGAATCCAGTAGATTTTAGTTAAGTTACGTACAATTGACTGAGGCCAATTCATATAAGAACCGTTTCTAGACCTTACTTCCAAGAAAAGTAATGCCTTACCAACGGTAGCCCCTTTAACCTTTTCACAAAATACAAAGTAAACATAACCTAAAATTGGAGCAAGATATGGGAAATATCTGTAAACTGAACCAACATCTGCAGGATTAATTATA contains these protein-coding regions:
- a CDS encoding RDD family protein; its protein translation is MASVFSRRIGAYIIDFFVVSAFMWILSYLFSLIINPADVGSVYRYFPYLAPILGYVYFVFCEKVKGATVGKALLFLEVRSRNGSYMNWPQSIVRNLTKIYWIPIIFDWLIGRIMNTDRLFGSITRTVVVNSVN